Proteins encoded by one window of Flagellimonas lutaonensis:
- the mobB gene encoding MobB family relaxase: protein MYINITPQKLGTNYSQSSADFVDYLEKENEGLEKEEMEHFFNQYGDEISAKEVVKEIDGNTAKLKKKEPKFYSITVSPSKYELRKLQNNSEDLKRYTRELMKDYAASFNREINGRPVTVDDIKYFAKIEHQRTFKGTDFQVRENQTFATKILELKQEVRRIQQGQATGNIERLKLKIRKLEKEAPHQLNGKRIVQGMKKPGNQSHIHIIVSRKDASNSFSLSPGSKHKASEVKMHGREVKRGFDRDAFFTKAEETFDKTFAYKRNYAETYKAKKDFVKNPKLYFAALMKLPANEKALAFKMMGKSGIPLIPNIPTSKAQLALRVFKRLRKGAEIAVKSSSIGI, encoded by the coding sequence ATGTATATTAACATCACCCCACAAAAATTAGGAACGAATTACTCGCAGAGCTCAGCGGATTTTGTGGACTATCTCGAAAAGGAAAATGAAGGTTTGGAAAAGGAAGAGATGGAACATTTTTTTAACCAATATGGCGATGAGATTTCAGCAAAGGAAGTGGTCAAAGAGATAGATGGAAATACAGCAAAACTCAAAAAGAAAGAACCGAAATTCTATTCCATCACGGTCAGTCCTTCAAAATATGAATTGCGAAAACTTCAGAACAACAGTGAAGATTTAAAGAGATACACTCGTGAGTTGATGAAGGATTATGCAGCCAGTTTCAACCGGGAAATCAATGGGCGACCAGTTACGGTAGATGACATTAAATACTTCGCCAAAATCGAACACCAACGGACTTTTAAAGGAACGGATTTTCAGGTGCGAGAAAACCAAACTTTTGCCACCAAGATTCTTGAATTGAAACAAGAAGTCAGGCGCATTCAACAAGGTCAGGCAACAGGCAATATAGAACGGTTGAAATTAAAAATTAGGAAGTTAGAAAAGGAAGCACCACACCAACTCAATGGCAAGCGAATTGTCCAGGGAATGAAGAAACCCGGAAACCAAAGCCACATCCATATTATAGTCAGCCGGAAGGACGCTTCCAATTCCTTCAGTCTTTCCCCAGGAAGTAAACACAAAGCCTCTGAAGTAAAGATGCACGGCAGAGAAGTAAAACGAGGTTTTGATAGGGATGCATTTTTCACGAAAGCAGAAGAGACATTCGATAAGACTTTCGCCTACAAACGCAACTATGCGGAAACTTACAAAGCGAAAAAAGATTTTGTAAAGAATCCCAAGTTGTACTTCGCCGCTTTGATGAAATTGCCAGCCAATGAAAAGGCTTTGGCTTTTAAGATGATGGGCAAGTCGGGTATTCCGTTAATCCCAAATATCCCAACCAGTAAAGCACAATTGGCGCTTCGTGTTTTTAAACGGTTACGAAAAGGTGCTGAAATCGCAGTGAAATCAAGTTCTATTGGAATATGA
- a CDS encoding type IV secretory system conjugative DNA transfer family protein, translating into MIYIVVPVLSVAILLYTFYNGEPTEKIDKRYQVKFLTKSGTFKIDNVKRGASVIGSAGSGKTESVVYGFLKHFRENGFCGVIHDYKDFELTEMAYPLFADSDIPMRVISFDRIIHRVNPIASRYLENEESVNEVSRVLIENLSEQRESGTTGTTKFFNDAAEGLIGGLIWKLKTDYTQFCTLPHLIAIYQMLDTDSLVQFLETNTTSRAMADAFISGKDSERQTAGVKSTLANALKRISTQRIFMALSADEVPLNINSTENPAVISVVNNPKFETSYSPVIATIIHTITKQMSVRNSQPSFLLMEEAPTIRLLNMHRIPATLRSYDIATIYVMQDKIQNDMMYGDKASKAILSNLSYQFFGKVNDPDTAKYYERFFEIIKNPTKSVSKAANIFKTDTRITKGEREVSKRRADIFFRLKQGEFVTFADGKDKKVRFKLSKIERQLPQSTKRYSDADLRANFERVYDEARSIFN; encoded by the coding sequence ATGATATATATCGTTGTGCCTGTCCTGTCGGTGGCCATACTTCTCTATACTTTTTACAATGGTGAACCAACGGAAAAAATAGATAAACGATATCAGGTAAAATTCTTGACCAAATCGGGAACATTCAAAATTGACAATGTAAAACGCGGCGCATCCGTCATCGGATCAGCAGGAAGCGGGAAAACCGAAAGTGTGGTTTATGGATTTTTAAAACACTTTCGTGAAAACGGATTTTGCGGTGTTATACACGACTACAAGGATTTTGAACTTACGGAAATGGCATATCCGCTTTTTGCCGATAGCGACATTCCTATGAGGGTCATTTCGTTTGACAGGATTATCCATCGGGTCAATCCTATAGCATCTCGATATTTGGAAAATGAGGAAAGCGTCAACGAAGTATCGAGGGTGCTCATTGAAAACCTTTCTGAACAGCGGGAATCTGGAACAACAGGAACAACCAAATTCTTCAATGATGCTGCAGAAGGTCTGATTGGTGGTTTGATTTGGAAGCTCAAAACAGATTACACACAGTTCTGCACCTTACCTCATTTGATTGCCATTTATCAAATGCTCGATACGGATAGCCTGGTCCAGTTTCTGGAAACTAACACAACATCGAGAGCAATGGCAGATGCATTCATTAGCGGAAAAGACTCTGAAAGACAGACCGCAGGTGTTAAAAGTACCTTGGCCAATGCGCTCAAACGGATCAGTACCCAACGCATTTTTATGGCATTGTCCGCAGATGAAGTGCCGTTGAATATCAATAGCACAGAAAATCCAGCGGTCATTTCGGTAGTAAACAATCCAAAGTTTGAGACCTCTTATTCACCTGTTATCGCTACCATAATCCACACCATTACCAAACAAATGAGCGTGCGAAATTCCCAGCCCTCTTTCTTACTAATGGAAGAAGCACCAACAATCCGGCTACTGAATATGCACCGCATTCCGGCAACGTTAAGAAGCTATGACATCGCCACCATTTATGTGATGCAGGACAAAATCCAAAACGATATGATGTATGGTGATAAGGCAAGCAAGGCCATTCTGAGCAATCTTTCCTATCAATTCTTTGGCAAGGTCAACGACCCAGACACCGCTAAATATTATGAACGCTTCTTTGAAATCATTAAAAACCCTACGAAAAGCGTGAGCAAAGCCGCCAACATCTTTAAAACGGATACCAGAATCACAAAAGGCGAAAGAGAGGTTTCCAAAAGAAGGGCAGATATTTTCTTCAGATTAAAGCAAGGTGAGTTTGTCACGTTCGCTGATGGAAAGGACAAGAAAGTGCGGTTCAAATTATCAAAAATCGAAAGGCAACTTCCACAGAGCACAAAACGATATTCTGATGCGGATTTAAGAGCAAATTTTGAGCGGGTTTATGATGAGGCGAGGTCGATATTCAACTAA